The Hymenobacter swuensis DY53 genome includes the window CTCAAATACTCGGTCACGCCTCAACATTCCCACTGACTAGCCTAGGGCTTCAGCCTTGGGAACCGGGAACCGCGTGCCGGACCAAAAACAAACAACGAAAAACGAACAACCAACATGACAACTCGCGGTAAATTCGTACTGGGCGTCCTCATTGCGGCGCTGCTGTACTTTGGCATCAACAAGCTCGTGCAGAGCGGGGTGCTGTTCAAGAAAGCGGCCACCGAGTCGGTGCTGCTGAACTCCATTGAGCTGCCCGCCGCCAGCGGCGGCTCCCGCGCCAACGTGGCCGTGCCGCTGGCTCCGCTGCCTTCTGAAACTCCGGCCGGTAAGGGCAGTCCTATTGTGTGGGAAGTAATGGCCTGGAACTCGCAGATGGCCGGCATGCTGGCCAACGGCGGGGCCCGCACTACTCAGGGCTCCAGCATGGCTGCCGGCGGCCTGGATATGCAGATTGTGCGCCAGGACGACGTAGCCAAAATGCAGGCCGACCTGGTGAAAAACGCCCTCGATCTGCAAACCAACCCCGATACGCCCGGCCTGCTGGTGAGCATCATGGGCGACGGCCTGCCGGCCTTCTCGGCGGTGCAGCCCCAGCTGGAAAAAGCCGGCACCGGTCTGCAGATCATTCCCTACTCGGTGGGCAAAAGCTTCGGCGAGGACAAGCTGATGGGCCCCAAGGAGTGGCTCGATAACCCCAAAGCCGCCCTGGGCAAAACCGTGGCCTGCTACCTGCGCGACGGCGACCAGAACATTGCCCTGAAATGGTGCGCCGACAACGGCCTGAAAGTCAACCCCGACGAAACCACCTACGACCCCGAAGCTGTGAACTTCATGGCCGCCTCCGACTTCCTGGTGGCCGCCGAGAAATACATCATCGGCAAGCCCGAGCAGCGCGTGAAAGTGGTAAAAGGCAAGAACACCGGCGTGAAAGTAGACGTGGTAGCCGACGCCGTAGCCACCTGGACGCCCGGCGACGTGAACATTGCCAAGCAGAAAGGCGGCTTGGTGAACATTGTGAGCACCAAGGACTACAGCAACCAAATGCCCAACATCATGGTGACCACTAAGCGCTGGTACGACGCCCACCCGAAGGAAGTGGAAGCCCTGATTACGGCCCTGGCCGTGGCCGGCGACCAGGTAAAATCTCACCCCGAGGCCCTGAGCCGCGCCGCCGACATTTCGGCCTCCGTGTACGGCGATAAGGACAAGCCCGGCAGCTACTGGCTGCGCTACTACAAGGGCGTGAGCGAGGCCGACCGCAACGGCGAGGTAGTGGAGCTGGGCGGCTCCAAGGCATTCAACTTCGCCGATAACCTGGCCCTTTTTGGCCTGAACGAAGGCGGCACCAACATCTACGCCGCCGTGTACAAAACCTTCGGCGACGTGCAGCACCAGCTCTACCCCAAGGAACTGCCCAGCTACGTACCCCTCGACCAGATGCTGGACCTCGCCCCGCTGCGCAAGCTGCAGGACAAGTACCGCGGCAAAAACCTGGCCCCGGCCGAGCAGCAGCAGTTTGCCGCCGATGACGAAATCCGCCAGAGCGTGAGCCGCCGGGCCTGGAACATCGAGTTCAACACCGGTCAGCGCACCTTCACCCCCGCCGCCGAGCAGCAGCTCGACCAGCTCTTCAACGACCTGGTCGTGGCCGGCCGCCTGAAAGTAGCCGTGCACGGCCACACCGACAACGTGGGCGACGCCCAGCGCAACCAGCAGCTCAGCCAGGACCGCGCCGAGGCCGTGCGCCAGTGGCTGGAGCAGCGCAGCGCCAGCGCCTTCCCCGCCGGCCGCGTGCAAACCTACGCCCACGGCGCCCAGGAGCCCGTGGCCCCCAACACCACCCCCGAAGGCAAAGCCCGCAACCGCCGCGTGGAAATCGTGCTGGGCAACTAAGTGGGTTGTCAGTTGCTCGTTGTTCGTTGTCAGTCTGCTCGTTACCTCCCATTGGTGACGAACAGCTGACAATGAACAATAAACCACAACCAGCCACTAACAACGAACAACTGACAACTACTACACCCATGAAATCCCTCTTCCTCCCCAACGCCCGGCCGCCGCGTACCACGTTTGCCCTGATGGCGGCCGGGCAGGCGGGGCTGCTGCTGCTGCTGTGGCTGTTTTACCCGCTGCAGCTGTTCCCCTCCCTGGGTGACGTACTGCGCGCCCTCGCCGACCTGACTACCACCCAGGGGCTGGTGCCGGAGCTGTGGGCTAGCATGACGACGGCCCTGCAGGCCCTGGGCATGGCCACGGTACTGGCGCTGCTGATTTCCTACCTCACGGCCCTGCCCTTCTTCCGGCCGTTGGCCTACGCGGCTTCCAAGATGCGCTACCTCACTCTCACCGGCCTCACGTTTTTCGTGGCCCTGCTGGTGAGCTCGGGCCACGAGGTGAAGCTCTCGGTGCTCACCTTCGCCACCACCGTGTACCTCGTCACGGGCATGACGTCCGTGATGCTCAGCACCACCCAGCAGGAGCTGGACCACGCCCGCACCCTGGGCCTAGGCGAGTGGCGCAGCTTCTGGGAAGTGGTGGTGCTGGGCAAGCTGGCCGATATGCTGGAAGTGGTGCGCCAGAACTTTGCCATCATCTGGACGATGATAACCCTGGTCGAAACGCTCTACCAATCGGAAGGCGGCATCGGCCTGCTTCTCTACAAGCAAAACCGCTACCTCCACCTCGACGGCGTGGTCGCCATCCAGCTCGTCATCCTGGCCGCCGGCGCCGCCCAGGACTACCTCTTCGAACTGCTCCGCCGCGTGTTTTTCCCCTACGCCAGCCTGGCCGCCGCGCGGTAAATCACATGTCATCCTGAGCGGAGCGAAGGACCTTATCACCCTAGAACGACTCTGTGGACCTCTGCAAGAAACGTCGTTTCAACAATTCATTCAGATGTGAGAAGGTCCTTCGCTCCGCTCAGGATGACAATTTCAACCACCTTAACACCTAGTATCTCACCGATGACTCCCTACTCCTACAAATCCCCCGTGCTCACCCTCGACAATGTGTCGCTGACGCTGAACGGGGAAACCATTCTGCGCGATATTTCGGCGCAGGTGCTGGATGTGTGCCGGCCGGGCATGAGCCAGGGCCAGGTGGTGGGCTTCTACGGCCGCTCGGGCATGGGCAAGTCTGTCCTGTGCCGGCTGATGGCGGGGCTGCTGGCCCCCAGTAGCGGCGAGGTGCTGGTGGGCGAGGCGCAGCAGCCGGCCACGCCCGGCGCGGTGGGCTTCGTGCAGCAGCACTACCCCTTGTTCAACCACCGCACCCTGCTCGACAACCTGCTGGTAGCCGCCGCCCGCCGCCACCCCGACCCCGCCGAGGCCCGCCGCCAGGCCGAAGAATACCTGGAGCGGTTCCAGCTCACGCCCCACCGCAGCAAGTACCCAGCCCACCTCTCGGGCGGGCAGCGCCAGCGCGCCGCCATTGCCCAGCAGCTGCTCTGCTCCGACCACCTTATCCTGCTCGACGAGCCCTTCTCCGGCCTCGACGTGGCCATGATTGACGAGGTGCGCAAAATCATCCTCGAAGTCACCACCCTCGACGAGCTCAACACCGTGGTCATCGTCTCCCACGACCTGGCCACCACCACCGCCCTCTCCGACCGGCTCTGGCTACTGGGCCAGGAGCGCGACGCCGCGGGCCAGCTGCTGCCCGGCGCCACCATCAGCCCCCAGCACCAGTACAACCTCGCCGAGATGGGCCTCGCCTGGCACGAAAACGTGGAAGCCGAGTCGGAGTTCGTCCGGTTCGTGGAGCATCTGAAAGAGGAGATTCGGCTGAGTGCGTAAGTGAAATACTATTTCCCGTGCGTCAGCTTTATTACCCGGCTGTCTCTTGAATCCAAAATGATGGTGAACGTACCTCCGTCCCAATTTTCTGGTAGCGTGCCCATCAATACCCAATATTTGTCAATAAGATATATCTCATAAGGCCGTTCATCCACGATGTGCTTTTTGCCATACGTGCGAAATAGAATTGGCTCAGCAAATCGCACAGCCGCAATGCTATCCGGCAATGGCTGCTGCGTTGTGGGACTGGCTGATTCAGAAGTTTTCTTCAGTGCTTCCTGAAGCTCTTCCTTCGCAACTTCCAGCCCTAATCGGCTATGTTTTTTGCCTTGTGCGCAGCTGCTGAAACTTAGTACCAGTAGGATTAAAGTGTAATAGAGAGTAGAGCGTAATAACATGGAGAAGAAGGTATAAGGAGGCTGTAGAGACGCAATATCTTGCGTCTCGTCGTTGCTGATGTTGTTTGAACCGCTCGGGCAAAGTCGTTCAACGACGAGACGCAAGATATTGCGTCTCTACACTCCGGCCTGCAGTTTTCCTCACAAGCCGATACTTTCGCATCCGAATCCCTCATTACTAATTCATAAAATGCCCACCGGTACCCTGCTCCTGATTGACGACGAAGCCCGCCTGCGCCAGCTGTTGGCGCGGGTGCTGGAGCTGGAAGGCTACACCGTGCTGCAGGCCCCCGATGCCAGCCGCGGCCTGGAGTTGCTGCAGCACCACGCCCGCGAGGTGCTGGTGGTCATTTCCGACGTGAAGCTCCCCGACGGTCACGGCGTGGACCTGATGCCGCGCTACCGCGCCAAAGCCCCCGACTGCGAAATTGTGCTGCTCACCGCCTTCGGCACCATCCCCGATGGCGTGCGGGCCATGAAGCAGGGCGCCTTCGACTACCTCACCAAGGGCGACTACGAGCAGCAGCTGGTGGTAGTGGTGGAGCGCGCCGCCGAAAAAGCCCGCCTGCGCCACCGCGTGGCCGAGCTGGAGCGGCGCATGAGCCAGCGGTTCAGCTTCGAGAGTATGATTGGCACAGCCCCGGCCCTGCGCCGCGCCCAGGACCTGGCCCGCCAGGTAGCCCCCACCGACAGCACCGTGCTGCTGGAAGGCCCCACCGGCGCGGGCAAGGAGCTGTTTGCCCAGGCGTTGCACGAGGCCAGTGAGCGAAAAGCCAAGCCCTTCGTGGCCGTCAACTGCTCAGCCTTCCCCAAGGATCTGCTGGAATCGGAGCTGTTTGGCTACAAGAAGGGCGCGTTTACGGGCGCGCTGGCCGATAAGAAAGGCCTGCTGGAGGAAGCCACCGGCGGCACGCTGTTTCTGGACGAAATCGGGGAGCTGGAGCTGAACGTGCAGGCCAAGTTTCTGCGGGTGCTGGAAACCCGGCAGTTCACCAAGCTCGGCGACACCAAGCCCACCAGCGTGAACGTGCGCATTGTGGCCGCCACCAACCGCAACTTGCGCCAGGAGGCCGCCGCCGGCCACTTCCGCCCCGATCTGTACTACCGCCTCTCGGTGTTCACCATTAACGTGCCCAGCCTGCAGGAGCGCGCCCAGGACGTGCCCATCCTGGCCGAGCATTTCCTCCAGCACTTCGCCGCCCAGCTGCGCAAGCGCCTGCCGGGTCTGGAGCCCGAATGCGTGGAGCTGCTCACGCGCTACGAGTGGCCCGGCAACGTGCGCGAGCTGAAAAACGTACTGGAGCGCGCCGCCATCCTGGCCCCCGCCGACCAGCGCCTCTCCGCCGGCTACCTCCCCGACGAATTTCACACCTTGCCTGCCTCCGGTAGCCCCGACGCCGACCCCACCGACCAGAGTCTGCGTGCCGTGGAAGCCCGCCACATCCGCCAGATCCTCCACCAAGTGCAGGGCAACAAAACCGAAGCCGCGCGCCGCCTCGCCATCGGCCTCACGACCTTGTATAGAAAGGTGCAGGAGTATGAGCTGTAGGGTATGCGGGTAAGAGGGTGTGAGTTTAGGGGGCGTCTGTCATCCTGAGCTTGCGAAGGACCTTACTACGCCTGAATAATTCCTCCCGAACGACTCTGCTGCCCTCCGCGCGACCTTCTGCGTCCTCTGTGGGCTCAATCCGCTTGCATGAATCAAGCGCGAGAAGGTCCTTTGCAAGCTCAGGATGACAGAACGGTAAATTCACCATTTCACCACCCTCGCCGCCCAATGTCTCTGAAACTCAAAATCCGCCTCAGCATTCTGACCATGCTGACTTTGCTGCTGGGGCTGGGCGGCTACACGTTTTTCACCATTCAACGGCTGGAAGGCGGGGCGCAGGGGATTCAGCAGGCCAATTTCCGCTCCGTGGAATATGGGGAGCAGATGCTGCGGGCCCTGGAGCAGCTGCAGGAACAGCCCGCTGCCCAGGCTCCGCTGGCTCAGCTCCGCCGCGCCCTCACCCGCGAGGCCGCCAACATCACCGAAACCGGCGAGTTGGAACTGGTGGACACGCTCACCCAGCACTTGGCTGACTACCAGCGCCTGATGGATGACCGCGCCCCGGCTACCCAACAGCTGGGCCGGCTGCACCAACTGCGGGCCGAAACACACCGCATGATGCAGCTCAATGCCGCGTCGTTCAACCTGCAAACCCGGCGCGTAACCGCGCAGGCCGCTCGCTCCCGCCGTCTGCTGCTCACGCTTCTGCTCCTGAGCACGGCTGTAGGCCTGGGCCTAGTGGTGCGCCTGCCGCGCATTGTATTGCGCCCCCTGCGCCGCCTCACTGCCGATGTGGAAGACATTGCCAGTCCCGGCCCGGCCACGCAGATTTCCATTGCCAAAAACGACGAAGTAGGCGCCGTGGCGCTGGCCCTGAACCGCGCATTTGGCTATATGCAGGATCAGCGCAGCGTGACGCGGGCGGCCTTGGCCACGGAGCGCAGTCGCCTGGAAAGCCTTATCGAGCACCTCGATGAAGGCCTGCTGCTGCTGGACCCCGACCGTACCGTTCTGCTGGCTAACCCGGCGGCCCGGGAGCTGCTGGGCCGTGCAGCCGCCGATCTGGTGGGCCACCTTGCGGAGGAGCTGAGCCAAGAGTCGCAATTGCTGCACGACCTGTTCCGGCCACTACTGGAGCAGGAAGCGGTGCGCGCCGGTGATACGCCCCCGCCGGTTACCCTCACCATCACCCGCCCCGGTGGCGAAACCGCTTACTACCAGCTTACCCTCAACCACATCGTCAGCCGCAACCGGGAAACCAGCCGCACCGAGTTTGTGGGGCATATTCTGAGCCTGCGCAACGTATCCGACTTCAAGAAGCTGGATGAGGTGAAGTCCAACTACCTAGCCACCATTTCGCACGAGCTGAAAACGCCGCTGGCCAGCATCAAGCTCAGCCTGATGCTGCTGCAGGATGAGCGCACCGAGCCCGAGGAGCGTCAGCGCATTGCCGACGGCATCCGCGACGAAACGCAGCGCCTGCTGGGCATGGTGGGCCAGCTACTGGCCGTATCCCGGCTGGATGCCGGGGCCGAAATCCAGTTCGATGTGCAGCCTATTCCGCTGGCCAACATTGTGCAGTACGCCATTGAAACCGTGCGCCCCCAGCTGGAGGATCGGGAACTGCAGCTGCGCCTGGAAGTACCCCATGACCTGCCTGCTGCCCGCGCCGACCTGGAAAAGACCACCTGGGTCCTCATCAATCTGCTGGCCAACGCCATCCGTTACTCCCCGCGTGGTGCCGACCTGTGCGTGCGGGCCCTGCAGCACGAAGGGCAACTGCAAATTGGGGTGCAGGACTGCGGGCCGGGCATCCCGGCAGAATATCACGAGCGGATTTTTCAGCGCTTCTCAGAAGTACCCAACGCCAGTGGCCACAAAGGGGGCTCGGGGCTGGGGCTGAGCATTTCGCGCGAGTTCATTGAGGCCCAAGGCGGACGGTTGTGGGTGGAAAGTGAGCCGGACCGGGGCAGTCGGTTTCTCTTTACGCTGCCATTAGCGGATTAAGAGACGGTACCGAAGCCTCCTCTTCTTTGCCGATAGCAGACTTACCAGGCAGCTGGCCGCTAAGCAGCACCTGCCGTTGCCCTGCAACCAGATAAAGCCACTGTCACAAGCAGCAGTATTTTGTACGCTTTTGGCTTGCATCCTGCTTACCCAATCAGTGTATTGATCGAAATAGCCGGATTTTTGGTTCCGATTTGGCACTATAGGCAATGTCACAAACAGCGGGGCAGTGGCCTTGAGGACGGGAGAAAATAGCAGCACATTTGTCTATCCCTCTGGTGCTTTCTCTTCGGGGGCAGCACCAATTCCGTCCCCTTTTCCACAACCAAAAGCGCAAGCCGAAGCACTGTCTTCGGCTTGTGCTTTTTCCGGGGTACCGGAACGCTCAGAAAGAGCCTGCATCAGCACGGCACAACAGCCCAAGAACACCGTAGCAGGACCTTCTATCCTCAAGTATCTTTGGTGCTGGCACTGGCGCAATAACCGGCGTGCGGCCACGCAATGAACAGACGCTTCAGGATTACCTCAGGATTAAGTTTTAATCTTACGTACTGAAGCCATCCGCCGGGCCGGATGACGGACTTTCGCACTTATCAACTCGTTTGCCGTGTCGTTTTTTTCTGCTTACGCTATCCGCCGCACTGCCGCTGGCCTGCTGCTTAGCGCAGCCTCCATCCTCCCCCTGACGGCTCAGATTCAGCCCGTACCCGCTTCTGCCGATACACTTCGCAAGTACGAAAACCCCGCCGGCATCCCCACGGTGGTGAAGCAGCCCTGGTATAAAGGCAAGCTGGTGAAGGCCACCATCGTGCCGGCCCTGCTTATTGGCTACGGCGCGTCCACCATCAACGGCAACGGTTTCTACAGCAGCTATGACGCCCGCCGCGACATTCAGAAGCAGTTTTCCGGCTTTCATACCAAGGCCGACGACTTTTTGATCATTGCGCCTTATCTGGAACTGGGCGCGGTGGCCCTGGCCGGCGTGAAATCACGCAACGACCGGATCAACACCCTGCTGGTTATCGGCAAGTCGGAGCTGATTTTCGGGGCCCTGACCTACGCCCTCAAGAATACCACCAAGGTGCTCCGGCCCGATGGCAGCACGCGCAACTCGTTTCCTTCCGGCCACACGGCACAGGCATTTCTGGCCGCCAGCATTGTGCACACCGAGTTCCGGGACCAAAGCCAGTGGTACGGCGTGGGGGCCTATACCATTGCGACCAGCGTGGCAGCCCTGCGCATGCTGAACGACCGGCACTGGCAGTCCGACGTGGTTGCCGGGGCCGGTATCGGTATTCTGTCGGCGCATCTGGGGTATCTTACCCACCGTAACCGCTGGGGCCGCAAGCCATATCTGAAAGGGGTAAGTGCTTCGCCCATGGCCTGGCCGGGTGGTGCTACCGGCCTCACGGTTACCTGGCGGGCCCAGTAGCCCGGCCCGCCTCTTCCTGATTTATCCTGCGCTGACTATGTGGTGGCGCTACGCCTTGCTTTCCGCCGTATTTGCGGCCCTTACGGCAGTACTGGCGAAAGTCGGGATGAAGGGCGTGGACTCCAGTCTGGCTACCGCCGTGCGTACGGTAGTTGTACTGGTGCTGGCCTGGGCCGTGGTGTATTTCCAGCACGGTCTGGGCGGCCTCACTCAGCTCACGCGGCAGAACTGGTTGTTTCTGGGGCTTTCGGGCGGGGCAACCGGGCTTTCGTGGCTGTTCTATTTCCGGGCGTTGCAGCTGGGGCCGGTATCGAAGGTAGCGCCGGTAGATAAGCTGAGCGTGGCCCTGGCCATTTTGCTGTCGGTGCTGTTTCTGGGCGAAAAGCTGACCTGGCAGACTGGTTTGGGCGCGGGTCTAATTCTGGCTGGCACCCTAGTGCTCATTCGGTAGAAACAGCCACTCAGTGCCCCCGGGCCAGCAGGGCAATGCCCACCACAATGCTCAGCAGCCCCAACCCCTGCGACCAGCTCAGCGACTCGCGTAACACTACCAGCCCCAGTACCGCCGTGAGCAGCACCGAGCCGCCCACAATAACTGGCGTGCCCACGGAGGAGGAAACGCCCCGGCTGAATACCACAAACGTCAAGATTTCGGCCAGCCCTACGCCCAGCCCGGCCAGTACCGCCAGCCCCACGCCTTTGCGGCTGATGTCCAGCGGCTGCCCGTTCAGATGCAGCCACAACAGCCACGCCGCCCCAAGGCCAGCGGCCACCAACTGCAGAATAACCGCCCCGGCCGCCGCCGAAATATACCCTGAGGCCAGCTTAATGAAGAAATTATAGGCCGCCAGGCACAGGGCCGTAAGCAGGGCCAGCAGCAGCCAGTGCATCGGTTAGGCGTGGGGTTCGAGGCGCTGCAGCAACGTGTGCTGCAATTCCTGCCAGTTGTTGTAGTCGTCGCTTTCGGCCCACAGCTCACGCAGCTCCGAGTTTTCCCGCAACACGGCCAATACGGCATGCCGGGCAGGCGTGCGCAGAGGCTCAATGTGGTCGATGGTAAGCCGGGGAATTACCAGCAGTAGGTCGGCCGGAAAGTCGGGGCCCGGCTTGCCCAGCACGGCGGCCACGATTTCAGCGGCGGCCAGTGCTTCACAGGCTTCGTCGGAGTCGAGGTAATCCTCCTCAGTTACGGCCGCCAGGGCTTCGCGCAACACTTCAGCTCCCGGCTCATCCTTGAAGTTACCGGCAAAATCAGCCGCTGTGTCATTATCAAAATTGTAATAGCCCCAGGCACCCATACGTTGGTTTGTTATTAGGATGAGTAGTTTGCAGGAGAAGATTTCTCTACCCTGAGCAACGCGGTAGCAAGCCCCACTCCTTCCCTTTACGGCTCTCCAGCGGCCGCGTTTGGTCGCCGTCGATAGAAAGTTGTTTTCAAGCTGTGCACTGTGTTGCCGGATGTACCCTATAATAACGTCTTACTTTCTATGGAAGAACATGCTTTATATGGCCAAGTATACACTGACAACGGCCTCGATTGGTTAAGCTCTCTACTGAAAAGCGAATCCGCCCAGGTACGGGAATCCGCTAACTACACCACTGGCCGCTACCTGTTAATCAGCACTGCTACTATCGACATGACGTTCGAACAGATAGCAAACACTGAGTTCCTTATTGCTGCCCAAGCTGTTAGTGCTTCACTATTGCTGCAGTTGGCTCATCGGGTATCAGCCATATTAGCAACCCACCAAGTACAGCATCGCATGGAGTTATATACGGTTGAGCAAGTGGAGTATGCCTACCTGCATTATCATTGGCCCCAACCGGCTACTTAAACTTCTCCTTCAGCAGCTCAATCTCCACGGCCGGCGAAATCTTCTCGTAGAGGATGTGGTAGGCCGCCGAGGTGATGGGCATGGACACCTGCAGCTTGCGGTTCACCTCATAGATGCTTTTAACGGCATAGTAGCCTTCCGCCACCATGTTCATTTCCATCTGGGCCGATTTCACGGAGTAGCCCCGGCCCACCATGTTGCCGAAGGTGCGGTTGCGCGAAAACTGTGAGTAGGCCGTCACCAGCAAGTCACCCAGGTAGGCGGAGGCCGACAGGTCGCGGGGCTGGGGGTTGAGGGCGTGCACGAAGCGGCGCATTTCCTGCACGGCATTGCTTACCAGCACCGCCTGAAAGTTATCGCCGTAGCCCAGACCGTGGGCAATACCGCCGGTCAGGGCAATGATGTTCTTCATCACGGCGCAGTACTCAATGCCATCCAAGTCTTCGGCGGGGTTGGCCTTCACGTAGCGGTTGCGCAGCAGGCGGCTGAAATCCTCCGCCAGCTCCGCGTCGGGTGAGCCGATGGTGAGGTAGCTCTGCTTTTCCAGGGCTACCTCCTCGGCGTGGCAGGGGCCAGCCACCACGCCCAGGCGGGTGCGGGGCAGGCGAAACCGCTCGGCCACGTAGTCCGTCACCAGCACGTTCTTGCCCGGAATCATGCCCTTAATGGCGGAAATCACACGCTTATTCTTGAGAGAATCCCGGTCCAGTTTGTCGAGGGTGCTTTGCACGAAGGCAGCAGGTACGGCTAGCACCAGCCAGTCGGCGTCCCGCACCGCCTCTTCCAGATCAGTGGTAGGGAGCACCCGGTCCAGATCGTGGACCACGGAGGAGAGGTAACGGGGGTTGTGGCGGGTGCGCAGCAGGTGCTGCACATCATCCTTGCTGCGCATCCACCAGTGGACGCGGCTGCCGTTTTCTGAGAGAATTTTGGTCAGCGCGGTGGCCCAGGAGCCGCCGCCAAGCATGGCTATTTTTTCCAAAGTCGGGAGGATGGGTGGGGAGGGTTCAGGCAGGTAATTTTAGCCAAAAAAAACGGAAGGCCGCCTCTGCATACGGCAAAGGCGGCCTTCCGGCAAAGGTTAGCGGCTCAGTGGTAGCGGCTAACTTTTATGGATTATTTCTCCTCTTCCTCGGACGCGTCTTCCTTCAGGGCAGCTTTGTTGAGGCTCTTGGCATCTTTTATCACCACCATGGCCCCATCTTTCAGGGTTTTGGATACGGCCCGGAATGGCCCGCTCACCACTTGGTCGCCGGACTGGATACCGCTCAGGATTTCCATGTTCTGAAAGTCGCTGATACCGGTTTTT containing:
- a CDS encoding ATP-binding cassette domain-containing protein, producing the protein MTPYSYKSPVLTLDNVSLTLNGETILRDISAQVLDVCRPGMSQGQVVGFYGRSGMGKSVLCRLMAGLLAPSSGEVLVGEAQQPATPGAVGFVQQHYPLFNHRTLLDNLLVAAARRHPDPAEARRQAEEYLERFQLTPHRSKYPAHLSGGQRQRAAIAQQLLCSDHLILLDEPFSGLDVAMIDEVRKIILEVTTLDELNTVVIVSHDLATTTALSDRLWLLGQERDAAGQLLPGATISPQHQYNLAEMGLAWHENVEAESEFVRFVEHLKEEIRLSA
- a CDS encoding OmpA family protein, with the translated sequence MTTRGKFVLGVLIAALLYFGINKLVQSGVLFKKAATESVLLNSIELPAASGGSRANVAVPLAPLPSETPAGKGSPIVWEVMAWNSQMAGMLANGGARTTQGSSMAAGGLDMQIVRQDDVAKMQADLVKNALDLQTNPDTPGLLVSIMGDGLPAFSAVQPQLEKAGTGLQIIPYSVGKSFGEDKLMGPKEWLDNPKAALGKTVACYLRDGDQNIALKWCADNGLKVNPDETTYDPEAVNFMAASDFLVAAEKYIIGKPEQRVKVVKGKNTGVKVDVVADAVATWTPGDVNIAKQKGGLVNIVSTKDYSNQMPNIMVTTKRWYDAHPKEVEALITALAVAGDQVKSHPEALSRAADISASVYGDKDKPGSYWLRYYKGVSEADRNGEVVELGGSKAFNFADNLALFGLNEGGTNIYAAVYKTFGDVQHQLYPKELPSYVPLDQMLDLAPLRKLQDKYRGKNLAPAEQQQFAADDEIRQSVSRRAWNIEFNTGQRTFTPAAEQQLDQLFNDLVVAGRLKVAVHGHTDNVGDAQRNQQLSQDRAEAVRQWLEQRSASAFPAGRVQTYAHGAQEPVAPNTTPEGKARNRRVEIVLGN
- a CDS encoding phosphatase PAP2 family protein, producing MSFFSAYAIRRTAAGLLLSAASILPLTAQIQPVPASADTLRKYENPAGIPTVVKQPWYKGKLVKATIVPALLIGYGASTINGNGFYSSYDARRDIQKQFSGFHTKADDFLIIAPYLELGAVALAGVKSRNDRINTLLVIGKSELIFGALTYALKNTTKVLRPDGSTRNSFPSGHTAQAFLAASIVHTEFRDQSQWYGVGAYTIATSVAALRMLNDRHWQSDVVAGAGIGILSAHLGYLTHRNRWGRKPYLKGVSASPMAWPGGATGLTVTWRAQ
- a CDS encoding DUF4259 domain-containing protein, whose product is MGAWGYYNFDNDTAADFAGNFKDEPGAEVLREALAAVTEEDYLDSDEACEALAAAEIVAAVLGKPGPDFPADLLLVIPRLTIDHIEPLRTPARHAVLAVLRENSELRELWAESDDYNNWQELQHTLLQRLEPHA
- a CDS encoding sigma-54-dependent transcriptional regulator, yielding MPTGTLLLIDDEARLRQLLARVLELEGYTVLQAPDASRGLELLQHHAREVLVVISDVKLPDGHGVDLMPRYRAKAPDCEIVLLTAFGTIPDGVRAMKQGAFDYLTKGDYEQQLVVVVERAAEKARLRHRVAELERRMSQRFSFESMIGTAPALRRAQDLARQVAPTDSTVLLEGPTGAGKELFAQALHEASERKAKPFVAVNCSAFPKDLLESELFGYKKGAFTGALADKKGLLEEATGGTLFLDEIGELELNVQAKFLRVLETRQFTKLGDTKPTSVNVRIVAATNRNLRQEAAAGHFRPDLYYRLSVFTINVPSLQERAQDVPILAEHFLQHFAAQLRKRLPGLEPECVELLTRYEWPGNVRELKNVLERAAILAPADQRLSAGYLPDEFHTLPASGSPDADPTDQSLRAVEARHIRQILHQVQGNKTEAARRLAIGLTTLYRKVQEYEL
- a CDS encoding YbbC/YhhH family protein, coding for MRLVVERLCPSGSNNISNDETQDIASLQPPYTFFSMLLRSTLYYTLILLVLSFSSCAQGKKHSRLGLEVAKEELQEALKKTSESASPTTQQPLPDSIAAVRFAEPILFRTYGKKHIVDERPYEIYLIDKYWVLMGTLPENWDGGTFTIILDSRDSRVIKLTHGK
- a CDS encoding EamA family transporter — translated: MWWRYALLSAVFAALTAVLAKVGMKGVDSSLATAVRTVVVLVLAWAVVYFQHGLGGLTQLTRQNWLFLGLSGGATGLSWLFYFRALQLGPVSKVAPVDKLSVALAILLSVLFLGEKLTWQTGLGAGLILAGTLVLIR
- a CDS encoding ABC transporter permease, producing MKSLFLPNARPPRTTFALMAAGQAGLLLLLWLFYPLQLFPSLGDVLRALADLTTTQGLVPELWASMTTALQALGMATVLALLISYLTALPFFRPLAYAASKMRYLTLTGLTFFVALLVSSGHEVKLSVLTFATTVYLVTGMTSVMLSTTQQELDHARTLGLGEWRSFWEVVVLGKLADMLEVVRQNFAIIWTMITLVETLYQSEGGIGLLLYKQNRYLHLDGVVAIQLVILAAGAAQDYLFELLRRVFFPYASLAAAR
- a CDS encoding EamA family transporter codes for the protein MHWLLLALLTALCLAAYNFFIKLASGYISAAAGAVILQLVAAGLGAAWLLWLHLNGQPLDISRKGVGLAVLAGLGVGLAEILTFVVFSRGVSSSVGTPVIVGGSVLLTAVLGLVVLRESLSWSQGLGLLSIVVGIALLARGH
- a CDS encoding sensor histidine kinase translates to MSLKLKIRLSILTMLTLLLGLGGYTFFTIQRLEGGAQGIQQANFRSVEYGEQMLRALEQLQEQPAAQAPLAQLRRALTREAANITETGELELVDTLTQHLADYQRLMDDRAPATQQLGRLHQLRAETHRMMQLNAASFNLQTRRVTAQAARSRRLLLTLLLLSTAVGLGLVVRLPRIVLRPLRRLTADVEDIASPGPATQISIAKNDEVGAVALALNRAFGYMQDQRSVTRAALATERSRLESLIEHLDEGLLLLDPDRTVLLANPAARELLGRAAADLVGHLAEELSQESQLLHDLFRPLLEQEAVRAGDTPPPVTLTITRPGGETAYYQLTLNHIVSRNRETSRTEFVGHILSLRNVSDFKKLDEVKSNYLATISHELKTPLASIKLSLMLLQDERTEPEERQRIADGIRDETQRLLGMVGQLLAVSRLDAGAEIQFDVQPIPLANIVQYAIETVRPQLEDRELQLRLEVPHDLPAARADLEKTTWVLINLLANAIRYSPRGADLCVRALQHEGQLQIGVQDCGPGIPAEYHERIFQRFSEVPNASGHKGGSGLGLSISREFIEAQGGRLWVESEPDRGSRFLFTLPLAD